The Xenopus laevis strain J_2021 chromosome 5L, Xenopus_laevis_v10.1, whole genome shotgun sequence genome has a segment encoding these proteins:
- the srd5a2.L gene encoding 3-oxo-5-alpha-steroid 4-dehydrogenase 2 has protein sequence MQCNQDMDYYMSLCLAIISILFLIRQFTYPAAYGKHVVTGKKQTYFMVPAKYGWFIQELPSFLVPVVVILYRQQCSSLGCKMLSFMFCGHYFHRTFIYSAFTRGRPSPIRIVLMAVVFCTYNGFLQGHCMIYVATYPKDWCMDLRFLSGVLIFCLGMGINIHSDHILRKLRKPSEVAYKIPQGGMFNYVSGANYLGEIVEWFGYAVATWSLPGFAFAFFTLCCIGPRACHHHKFYLQSFKDYPPERKALIPFIF, from the exons ATGCAGTGCAACCAGGATATGGACTATTACATGAGCCTGTGCCTTGCCATTATTAGCATTCTCTTCCTGATCAGACAGTTCACTTATCCTGCTGCTTATGGGAAACATGTTGTCACTGGCAAGAAGCAAACTTATTTCATGGTCCCGGCAAAGTATGGCTGGTTTATCCAAGAGTTACCCTCCTTCCTGGTCCCGGTTGTCGTTATACTTTACAGACAGCAATGCAGCTCCCTTGGCTGCAAGATGCTTTCATTCATGTTCTGCGGACACTATTTCCACAG gacTTTTATCTATTCTGCTTTCACAAGAGGAAGACCATCACCTATACGCATAGTTCTTATGGCTGTTGTATTCTGTACCTATAACGGATTTCTGCAAGGGCACTGTATGATTTATGTAGCTACATATCCAAAAGATTGGTGCATGGATCTACGATTTCTATCAG GTGTGTTAATATTCTGTCTTGGAATGGGGATCAACATTCACAGTGATCATATTCTACGCAAATTAAGAAAACCCAGCGAGGTTGCATACAAAATACCCCAAG gagGAATGTTTAATTATGTATCTGGGGCAAATTATCTTGGTGAAATTGTTGAATGGTTTGGATATGCTGTTGCAACGTGGTCACTGCCAGGATTTGCCTTTGCTTTCTTTACCTTGTGTTGCATTGGCCCACGGGCTTGCCATCATCACAA attttacctCCAAAGTTTTAAAGATTATCCACCAGAAAGGAAGGCTCTGATTCCATTTATTTTCTAA